In Mycobacterium sp. Aquia_216, a genomic segment contains:
- a CDS encoding lipoprotein LpqH gives MKARRRIGPRVAGFGVVVLVAGASACSGNGGKPASPASSGPAPSSTTVMLDQHSHTITAKVDCVSSAAAPHATPPESGDLTTRINVHDDAASVSFALSDEKPPSVDGFAISLKVGDGQYQLPYQPTQSANQVLVTKEGNKYTITGSGQGTMPGQTGMRQITFGIHLTCS, from the coding sequence ATGAAAGCTCGGCGGCGAATTGGCCCCCGTGTTGCCGGGTTCGGCGTGGTCGTGTTGGTGGCCGGCGCCTCGGCCTGTTCCGGCAACGGCGGCAAACCCGCGTCCCCCGCCAGCTCGGGTCCAGCACCCTCGAGCACAACCGTGATGCTCGACCAGCACTCGCACACGATTACCGCCAAAGTCGACTGCGTCAGTTCGGCCGCGGCACCGCACGCAACGCCACCGGAGTCCGGGGACTTGACGACCCGCATCAACGTTCACGATGATGCGGCGTCGGTGTCCTTCGCGTTGTCGGACGAAAAACCGCCAAGCGTTGACGGCTTTGCGATCTCATTGAAGGTCGGAGACGGGCAGTACCAGCTGCCGTATCAACCGACTCAGTCCGCGAACCAGGTGCTGGTAACCAAAGAAGGCAATAAATACACGATCACCGGCAGCGGTCAGGGGACCATGCCCGGCCAAACCGGTATGCGACAGATCACATTCGGGATACACCTGACCTGCTCGTGA
- a CDS encoding alpha/beta fold hydrolase, which yields MDIFAEWQDGGTELRWRSTTDANKGQEVGVFSRRCGTAGAPPLVLVHGFPTSSIDYFDLAHELRSDFDIYLLDFPGYGLSDKPPSPYVYSLYDDARLLVHAITDVWKLTGFRMLTHDRGSSVGMIALGMLAALDPPAVPLDFIVTNANIYLPLANLTLFQTALLDPETGRATAEATTPETLAAGMGASTFMPRRKLADPEITALAKCFAHNDGIRVLPDTIQYLHERATDEINWLEALSSSDINTTVVWGLHDSVAPLRVPNHVWQTYLKTKPGRNRYWVVPGADHYVQCDAPRQLAQVVLLTVQDEDISLHTLGNQPDGAVLVDQTIL from the coding sequence TTGGACATCTTCGCGGAGTGGCAAGACGGCGGTACCGAACTTCGCTGGCGGTCGACTACCGACGCCAACAAGGGGCAAGAAGTCGGGGTGTTCAGTCGCCGCTGCGGCACGGCCGGGGCGCCGCCGCTCGTGCTTGTTCATGGCTTCCCGACGTCGAGCATCGACTACTTCGACCTCGCGCACGAGCTGAGGTCCGATTTCGACATCTACCTGTTGGACTTTCCGGGCTACGGGTTGTCGGACAAGCCGCCGTCGCCGTACGTCTATTCGTTGTACGACGACGCGCGTCTGCTCGTGCATGCCATCACCGACGTGTGGAAGCTGACGGGGTTTCGAATGCTCACCCATGATCGCGGCAGCAGTGTCGGCATGATCGCGCTGGGCATGTTGGCCGCGCTGGACCCGCCGGCCGTCCCTCTGGACTTCATCGTGACGAACGCCAACATCTACCTTCCGCTGGCGAACCTCACGCTGTTCCAAACCGCACTGCTTGATCCGGAAACGGGACGAGCGACCGCGGAAGCGACCACGCCGGAGACCTTGGCGGCCGGCATGGGGGCCAGCACGTTCATGCCGAGAAGAAAATTGGCGGACCCTGAAATCACCGCGCTGGCCAAGTGCTTCGCGCACAACGACGGAATCCGGGTGCTGCCGGACACAATCCAGTATCTGCACGAACGCGCCACAGACGAAATCAATTGGCTTGAAGCACTTTCCAGTAGCGACATCAACACCACCGTCGTGTGGGGACTGCATGACAGCGTCGCGCCACTGCGCGTCCCGAACCACGTCTGGCAGACGTACCTCAAGACCAAGCCGGGTCGAAACCGCTACTGGGTCGTTCCGGGCGCCGATCACTACGTTCAATGCGATGCTCCGCGGCAGTTGGCTCAGGTCGTTCTTCTCACAGTCCAAGACGAAGACATCTCGTTACACACGCTCGGCAACCAGCCCGACGGCGCGGTTCTCGTGGATCAAACCATTCTCTAA
- a CDS encoding LLM class flavin-dependent oxidoreductase has protein sequence MYTLRFDMRAPSWGAPPAALYAAVPEMCSWAEDHGGLAAVLCEHHGSEDGYLPSPMILAPAIAARTQRLAMNLILILPFYDPVRLAEDMSVLDILSGGRAMYTLALGYRPEEYEHFGLAIKKRGRIADEKLGLLRRLLAEGTVEEDGRRINVTPAPLTAGGPSMMWGGGTLAAARRAGRYGLGMLGNANAPGIREAYEEACREHGHEPGTTMFPSRDTPSVVFVADDVDQAWKEIGEHLLHDVRTYAAWNPGDETTAGFSHVNTVDELRAAPSSHIIISVPEAVSRVKAGQVLNLSPLCGGLPPDVAWPYLKRVGEVVLPEALSKTDA, from the coding sequence TTGTACACACTGCGCTTCGATATGCGTGCCCCGTCGTGGGGCGCACCTCCGGCGGCGTTGTATGCCGCGGTGCCCGAAATGTGCTCCTGGGCAGAAGATCACGGCGGCCTAGCCGCCGTGCTGTGCGAGCACCATGGATCCGAGGACGGCTATCTGCCATCGCCGATGATCCTGGCGCCGGCGATTGCGGCGCGCACGCAGCGGCTGGCGATGAACCTGATCCTGATTCTGCCGTTCTACGATCCCGTCCGGCTGGCCGAGGACATGTCGGTGCTCGACATCCTCAGTGGCGGGCGGGCCATGTACACCCTCGCCCTCGGGTATCGGCCCGAGGAGTACGAGCACTTCGGCTTGGCAATCAAAAAGCGTGGCCGGATTGCCGACGAAAAGCTCGGGCTGCTGCGCCGACTGCTGGCCGAAGGAACCGTCGAAGAAGACGGGCGCCGGATCAACGTGACGCCCGCGCCACTGACCGCGGGTGGTCCGTCGATGATGTGGGGTGGCGGCACGTTGGCCGCAGCCCGTCGGGCCGGCAGGTACGGCCTGGGCATGCTGGGCAACGCCAACGCCCCCGGCATCCGGGAGGCTTACGAGGAGGCGTGCCGCGAGCACGGCCACGAGCCGGGGACGACGATGTTCCCCAGCCGTGACACCCCCTCGGTCGTGTTCGTCGCCGATGACGTGGACCAGGCGTGGAAAGAGATCGGCGAGCACCTGCTGCACGACGTGCGGACCTATGCGGCGTGGAACCCCGGCGACGAGACGACGGCCGGCTTCAGCCACGTGAACACCGTCGACGAGCTGCGCGCCGCGCCCAGTTCGCACATCATTATCTCTGTGCCGGAGGCGGTTTCGCGGGTTAAAGCGGGTCAGGTGCTCAATCTGTCGCCGTTGTGCGGCGGGCTGCCACCGGATGTGGCATGGCCGTACCTCAAGCGCGTCGGTGAGGTCGTGCTGCCCGAGGCCCTTTCGAAGACAGACGCGTGA
- a CDS encoding MalY/PatB family protein, whose translation MTFNPLEELALPQLQLRTSLKWRTHPADVLPLWVAEMDVKLPPTVADALRTVIDNGDTGYPSGSALAEAVGEFASRRWQWHDFDVSRTTIVPDVMLGIVEALRLVTDPGDAVVLNPPVYAPFYAFVTHSGRRVIEAPLDAQGRISLEALEEAFTRGRASGRKVAYLLCNPHNPTGTVHAFDELRGVAECAQRSRVRVVSDEIHAPVVLPGSRFTPYLTVPGAENAFALTSASKAWNLSGLKAALAIAGPEAGADLHRMPEEVSHGPSHLGIIAHAEAFRSGDEWLDSLLQGLDANRTLLGDLIAEHLPEVKYQGPQGTYLAWLDCRRLGFAEHAADGLPVVADLSGPARWFLDHARVALSSGHVFGAGGPGHVRLNFATSQAILSEAISRMGRALANAQ comes from the coding sequence GTGACGTTTAATCCACTCGAGGAGCTCGCGCTGCCGCAGCTACAGCTGCGCACCAGCCTGAAGTGGCGGACACACCCCGCTGACGTCCTGCCGCTGTGGGTCGCCGAGATGGACGTCAAACTGCCGCCCACCGTTGCCGACGCGCTACGGACCGTGATCGACAACGGCGATACCGGCTATCCGTCGGGCTCCGCGCTCGCCGAGGCGGTCGGTGAATTCGCCTCGCGGCGTTGGCAATGGCACGATTTCGACGTCAGCCGCACGACGATCGTTCCCGACGTGATGCTCGGCATCGTCGAGGCGCTGCGCCTTGTCACCGACCCCGGCGACGCCGTCGTCCTCAACCCGCCGGTGTACGCGCCGTTCTACGCATTCGTAACACATTCGGGCCGTCGAGTGATCGAGGCACCACTCGATGCCCAGGGCCGAATTTCGTTGGAAGCATTGGAGGAAGCCTTCACGCGTGGGCGCGCATCGGGCCGGAAGGTCGCGTACCTGTTGTGCAATCCGCACAATCCGACAGGGACGGTGCACGCATTCGATGAATTGCGCGGCGTGGCCGAATGTGCCCAGCGGTCGCGGGTCCGGGTGGTGTCGGACGAGATTCACGCACCGGTGGTCTTGCCGGGATCGCGATTCACCCCGTACCTGACTGTCCCCGGCGCCGAGAACGCCTTCGCGCTGACCTCCGCTTCGAAGGCGTGGAATCTTTCCGGACTCAAGGCGGCCCTGGCCATCGCCGGGCCCGAGGCGGGCGCCGATTTGCACCGGATGCCGGAGGAGGTCAGCCACGGGCCGAGCCACCTGGGCATCATCGCGCACGCCGAGGCGTTCCGGAGTGGTGACGAGTGGCTCGACAGTCTGCTGCAGGGTCTGGACGCCAACCGCACATTGCTCGGAGACCTGATCGCCGAACACCTACCGGAAGTGAAATACCAAGGCCCGCAGGGCACTTACCTGGCTTGGCTCGATTGCCGGCGGCTCGGCTTTGCCGAACATGCCGCGGACGGCCTCCCGGTGGTGGCTGACCTGTCCGGGCCGGCTCGCTGGTTTCTCGACCACGCCCGTGTCGCGCTGAGCTCCGGCCACGTCTTCGGCGCCGGCGGACCTGGTCATGTGCGTCTGAATTTCGCAACCTCGCAAGCTATTCTCAGCGAGGCCATATCGCGCATGGGCCGTGCGCTTGCCAACGCCCAGTAG
- a CDS encoding haloalkane dehalogenase, whose amino-acid sequence MDVLRTPDSRFENLEGYPFVANYIDVAATDSPPVRMHFLDEGPADGPPIVLLHGEPTWSYLYRTMIPPLAEAGNRVLAPDLIGFGRSDKPSRIEDYTYLRHVEWVTAWFERLRLKEVTLFVQDWGSLIGLRIAAEHGDRIARVIVANGFLPTAERRTPAAFRAWRAFARYSPVLSAGRIVATGTVRRVPPKVRAGYDAPFPDKTYQAGARAFPQLVPTTPEDPAVPANRAAWEALGRWEKPFLALFGARDPILGQADRPLIKHVPGAAGQPHARIRAGHFIQEDSGPELAERVLCWQKAQL is encoded by the coding sequence ATGGATGTGCTGCGAACCCCGGACTCCCGATTCGAAAACTTGGAAGGCTATCCGTTCGTAGCGAATTACATTGACGTGGCGGCGACCGACTCCCCGCCGGTGCGCATGCACTTCCTCGACGAGGGACCGGCCGATGGGCCCCCGATCGTGCTGCTGCACGGCGAGCCCACCTGGAGCTACCTGTACCGCACGATGATTCCACCGCTGGCTGAGGCGGGAAACCGCGTGCTCGCGCCCGACCTGATCGGGTTCGGCCGGTCCGACAAGCCCAGCCGGATTGAGGATTACACCTACCTGCGGCATGTCGAGTGGGTGACGGCATGGTTCGAGCGCCTCCGACTGAAAGAAGTGACGCTGTTCGTCCAGGACTGGGGATCACTGATCGGTCTGCGCATCGCCGCCGAGCACGGCGATCGGATCGCGCGCGTGATCGTCGCGAATGGTTTTCTTCCGACAGCCGAGCGCCGCACCCCTGCCGCTTTCCGCGCGTGGCGGGCCTTCGCGCGCTACTCCCCCGTGCTGTCCGCCGGCCGCATCGTCGCGACCGGCACCGTCCGCAGGGTTCCGCCCAAAGTGCGGGCGGGCTATGACGCACCGTTTCCGGACAAGACCTATCAAGCCGGAGCCCGCGCGTTTCCACAGTTGGTACCGACCACGCCCGAGGATCCAGCTGTTCCGGCCAATCGGGCGGCCTGGGAGGCCCTGGGAAGGTGGGAGAAGCCCTTTCTTGCGCTCTTCGGAGCGCGCGACCCCATCCTCGGGCAGGCCGACCGGCCCCTGATCAAACATGTCCCCGGGGCCGCCGGCCAGCCACATGCCCGCATCAGGGCCGGCCACTTCATCCAAGAGGACAGCGGACCGGAGCTGGCTGAGCGTGTCCTCTGCTGGCAGAAAGCCCAGCTATGA
- a CDS encoding amidohydrolase family protein, with translation MLRIDTHHHAIPSFYRDLLRKAGIDEAGGRAMPGWSPEASLATMAELGVATAILSVSTPGTTILTGPDDAATLARDINDYLADVVAAQRDRFGFFATIPMPHIKESVDGAVRSLDELHADGVVLLANSAGTYLGQEGQDDLFAALDARSAVVFIHPGELPGAAVDGVPPFAADFLLDTTRAAFLLVRNEICRKYPHIKFVLSHAGGFVPYASHRMAVAIMGDTGRGVTDILDDFTGFYFDTALSSSAAALPSLLAFAKPGHVTFGSDWPFAPVVAGKLFAAGLETYPGLGADARTAIERTNALRLFPRLGTAAPPAAGSTLDQVRHAVSRAVMRGVARLANTR, from the coding sequence ATGCTGCGGATCGACACCCACCACCACGCCATCCCGTCCTTCTACCGAGACTTGTTGCGGAAAGCGGGTATTGACGAGGCCGGTGGTCGTGCCATGCCGGGGTGGAGCCCGGAGGCCTCATTGGCGACGATGGCCGAACTCGGCGTCGCCACCGCGATTCTGTCCGTCTCCACGCCGGGCACCACAATCCTGACCGGTCCGGACGACGCCGCTACACTCGCCCGCGATATCAATGACTACCTCGCTGATGTCGTTGCGGCGCAACGTGATCGTTTCGGATTCTTCGCGACCATCCCGATGCCCCACATCAAAGAGTCCGTCGACGGGGCTGTCAGGTCGCTCGACGAACTGCACGCAGACGGGGTTGTGCTGCTCGCCAACAGCGCGGGGACCTACCTCGGCCAGGAGGGTCAGGACGATCTCTTTGCCGCATTGGATGCGCGTTCGGCGGTGGTCTTCATCCACCCCGGCGAACTACCCGGGGCCGCCGTGGACGGCGTCCCGCCGTTCGCCGCCGACTTTCTGCTCGATACGACCCGCGCGGCTTTTCTGCTTGTCCGCAACGAAATATGCCGCAAATACCCCCACATCAAGTTCGTCCTGAGCCACGCGGGTGGATTCGTGCCCTACGCCTCGCACCGGATGGCCGTTGCCATCATGGGCGACACCGGGCGCGGCGTGACTGACATCTTGGACGACTTCACCGGTTTCTACTTCGACACCGCGTTGTCGTCGAGTGCCGCGGCCCTGCCGAGCCTGCTGGCGTTCGCCAAGCCCGGACATGTGACCTTCGGTTCTGACTGGCCATTCGCCCCGGTCGTAGCCGGCAAACTGTTCGCCGCCGGCCTGGAAACCTATCCCGGCCTCGGCGCCGACGCCCGCACGGCGATCGAGCGCACCAATGCGTTGCGACTGTTTCCCCGTCTCGGGACGGCGGCACCGCCGGCCGCCGGCTCAACGCTCGATCAGGTGCGTCACGCGGTCAGCAGAGCGGTCATGCGCGGCGTTGCGCGACTTGCCAACACCCGGTGA